From the genome of Gemmatimonadaceae bacterium, one region includes:
- the pilM gene encoding type IV pilus assembly protein PilM yields MGLFGRKKTTVGLDIGSGLVKVAVIDHSKREPELIKAAVAPLLADAIVEGEVMDPGIVAEAVQTALAAAGVKSKHVVTAVGGRDVIIKKIQIERVKEQQARELMRWEAEQHVPFDMESVELDFQILDPDGEGLEMSVLLVAAKRELIESKVRVLGDAGLQPAAVDVDAFALHNAFEINHPDALGGLVALVNIGHEVTNVNILDEGVPILTRDITVGTRRFREDLQRERGLGPDEAQALLQGYDRSPHIEAVLASRGEEIAVGVERAVAFLASNSRTAQIRAMYTCGGGSRIPGLSEFLANRLHLRVEQANPLANLKVRDGALDTLVTDEIAPLLMLPIGLALRKVA; encoded by the coding sequence ATGGGACTATTCGGTCGCAAGAAGACGACGGTCGGTCTCGACATCGGCTCCGGGCTGGTGAAGGTCGCCGTCATCGACCACTCGAAACGGGAGCCCGAGCTCATCAAGGCTGCGGTCGCCCCGCTGCTCGCCGACGCGATCGTCGAAGGCGAAGTCATGGACCCTGGCATCGTTGCCGAGGCCGTGCAAACGGCGCTCGCCGCCGCGGGCGTGAAATCGAAACACGTCGTGACCGCCGTCGGCGGCCGCGATGTGATCATTAAGAAGATTCAAATCGAGCGCGTCAAGGAACAGCAGGCGCGTGAGCTCATGCGCTGGGAAGCGGAGCAGCACGTCCCGTTCGACATGGAGTCGGTCGAGCTGGATTTCCAGATTCTGGATCCGGACGGCGAGGGCCTCGAGATGAGCGTGCTCCTCGTCGCCGCCAAGCGCGAGCTGATCGAATCGAAGGTGCGCGTCCTCGGCGATGCCGGCTTGCAGCCCGCGGCCGTCGACGTCGACGCGTTTGCGCTCCACAACGCATTCGAGATCAATCATCCGGACGCACTCGGCGGTCTGGTCGCGCTGGTGAACATCGGTCACGAGGTGACGAACGTGAACATCCTCGACGAGGGTGTTCCGATTCTTACCCGCGACATTACCGTCGGTACACGCCGGTTCCGTGAAGATCTGCAGCGCGAGCGCGGCCTCGGTCCGGACGAGGCGCAAGCGCTGCTTCAGGGATACGATCGCTCGCCGCACATCGAAGCGGTGCTCGCGAGCCGCGGCGAAGAGATCGCCGTCGGCGTCGAGCGCGCGGTCGCGTTTCTCGCGTCGAATTCGCGTACGGCGCAGATCCGGGCGATGTACACCTGCGGTGGCGGATCGCGCATCCCGGGGCTCAGTGAGTTCCTCGCGAATCGCCTGCACTTGCGGGTCGAACAAGCCAATCCGCTCGCGAACCTCAAAGTGCGGGACGGCGCGCTCGACACGCTCGTGACTGACGAGATCGCGCCGCTGTTGATGCTTCCCATCGGCCTTGCCCTGCGCAAGGTCGCCTAA
- the pilO gene encoding type 4a pilus biogenesis protein PilO — protein sequence MALLPTRQRDQILLIVIVLSLGAIGGYFMYMFGDKAQEIATLDTHVTALQTMNDKVKADIKAGAFDRARKDAQRYERNLALLSRLVPSTNEVPALLDQVSTAARRAGLELQDVAPAGPQPGEEFDTYKYKVGVLGGYHEIAQFLTNIATLDRIVAPMNINLIVTGGKGEKKARSGESLLDARFEIQTYVAHGGVQPAAATSGETAKPTRQGAP from the coding sequence ATGGCCCTCCTTCCTACCAGGCAACGCGATCAGATTCTGCTCATCGTGATCGTGCTCTCACTGGGCGCGATTGGTGGGTATTTCATGTACATGTTCGGCGACAAGGCGCAGGAGATCGCGACGCTGGACACGCATGTCACCGCCCTCCAGACGATGAATGACAAGGTGAAGGCCGACATCAAGGCCGGCGCCTTCGATCGCGCGCGGAAGGACGCGCAGCGCTACGAACGCAATCTCGCTCTGCTGAGTCGTTTGGTGCCGTCGACGAACGAAGTCCCGGCGCTGCTCGACCAAGTCTCCACGGCGGCGCGGCGCGCCGGTCTCGAGCTTCAGGACGTCGCGCCAGCCGGACCGCAGCCAGGTGAGGAGTTCGATACCTACAAATACAAAGTCGGCGTGCTCGGCGGCTATCACGAGATCGCGCAGTTCCTCACGAATATCGCGACCCTCGATCGTATCGTCGCGCCGATGAACATCAATCTCATCGTCACCGGCGGAAAGGGCGAGAAGAAAGCGCGCTCCGGCGAATCACTGCTCGACGCGCGATTCGAGATTCAGACATACGTCGCGCACGGCGGCGTGCAGCCGGCCGCCGCAACCTCGGGCGAGACCGCGAAGCCGACGAGGCAGGGGGCTCCATGA
- a CDS encoding AMIN domain-containing protein has translation MIRGLTLVTTSLVALGLSVTSARPASATPGAAGRSIPAEHDTRGLRESRTPGTPAVISLSVVPTTDRTEMIIGVDGPVEVENFALSNPDKIVIDINGATLGIPTEVYDRIARAGITNVRYSQYRKNIVRVVLTLESARPYAVVRGKNEVRVSVEGKSDRLEPWHIGYDMPASTIADRAAKVEVTESRTPTAKVSEPRREPTLGASKFTSMQQRSQQPRITIAWENADIHDVLAAFAAFSGRTIIPAKEVTGNVTAEISNQPWDVAMRAILNANGFDAVEDQNGIIIVDTFSHLVSRQNAEPLLTRTLRLNYARSTTVAEMVKERLSRDCSRVTIGGAAPTPTQPNGTPAIQLNPNCPIRGAVTADSLTNSISITDIPTNLDELESYTKSVDLRQPQVNIKAKIVLVDRTQLEGLGLRYDLGSQAQFFSDIVQRTDSSGATNTGNSIALGGNQLAAIANAAARVPSAALQLVYSTAIGGFDFTSFLEALQQVSLLDVQAEPSASVLNNRTANLTAGTQVPIRVIDASSGGTANGAFPQATVRIQETGVILTVTPRVTANGQIQMRVHVENSDVQDLGGDIGAVFPRQSVDNEVLVGDGETAVMGGLTQTTIRLAKSGIPLLVDLPLIGKLFGVTQRTEAKRDLLILITPHIIDDGQQPSDQIRR, from the coding sequence ATGATTCGAGGCCTGACGCTGGTCACGACGTCCCTCGTCGCGCTCGGCTTGAGCGTGACTTCGGCACGTCCCGCGAGCGCCACGCCGGGTGCGGCCGGCCGCTCGATCCCTGCGGAACACGACACCCGCGGCCTCCGCGAATCCAGAACGCCGGGCACACCGGCGGTCATCTCGCTGAGTGTCGTCCCCACGACCGATCGCACCGAGATGATCATCGGCGTCGACGGACCCGTCGAGGTCGAGAACTTCGCGCTCAGCAATCCGGACAAGATCGTCATCGACATCAATGGAGCCACGTTAGGCATCCCGACGGAAGTGTACGATCGAATCGCGCGCGCTGGCATCACCAACGTGCGCTACTCGCAGTACCGGAAGAATATCGTCCGCGTCGTGCTCACTCTGGAGAGCGCGCGGCCCTATGCGGTCGTGCGCGGCAAGAACGAAGTCCGTGTCTCGGTCGAAGGGAAGAGCGATCGCCTCGAGCCATGGCACATCGGCTACGACATGCCAGCGAGCACGATCGCCGACCGCGCGGCCAAAGTCGAGGTGACGGAATCGCGCACGCCGACAGCCAAGGTGAGCGAGCCACGCCGTGAGCCGACCCTTGGTGCGTCGAAATTCACGTCGATGCAGCAACGCTCGCAGCAGCCACGCATCACGATCGCTTGGGAGAATGCCGACATTCACGACGTGCTCGCTGCCTTCGCTGCCTTCTCGGGACGTACGATCATCCCCGCGAAGGAAGTGACTGGCAACGTCACGGCCGAGATCTCGAATCAGCCGTGGGACGTCGCGATGCGCGCCATTCTGAACGCGAATGGTTTCGATGCCGTCGAAGATCAGAACGGCATCATCATCGTCGACACGTTCTCGCATCTCGTCAGCCGCCAAAACGCCGAGCCGCTCTTGACGCGGACGCTGCGCTTGAACTACGCGCGCTCCACCACCGTCGCCGAGATGGTGAAGGAGCGTCTGTCGCGCGACTGCAGCCGCGTCACCATCGGCGGCGCCGCACCGACCCCGACGCAGCCCAACGGGACGCCCGCCATTCAGTTGAATCCCAACTGCCCGATACGAGGCGCAGTCACCGCCGACTCACTCACAAACAGCATCAGCATCACCGACATCCCCACGAACCTCGACGAGCTCGAGTCGTACACCAAGAGCGTCGACCTGCGCCAGCCGCAGGTGAACATCAAAGCGAAGATCGTTCTTGTCGATCGCACGCAACTCGAGGGTCTCGGCCTGCGGTACGATCTCGGGAGTCAGGCGCAGTTCTTCAGCGACATTGTCCAGCGGACGGATTCCAGCGGCGCCACGAACACGGGCAATTCGATCGCGTTAGGCGGCAATCAGCTCGCCGCGATCGCGAATGCCGCGGCCCGCGTGCCTTCGGCGGCGCTGCAGCTCGTCTACTCGACCGCGATCGGTGGCTTCGACTTCACCTCGTTCCTCGAAGCGCTCCAGCAAGTATCGCTTCTCGACGTGCAGGCCGAGCCCAGTGCGAGTGTGCTCAACAACCGGACGGCCAACCTCACCGCGGGCACTCAGGTCCCGATTCGCGTCATCGACGCGTCGTCGGGAGGAACGGCCAACGGTGCGTTCCCGCAGGCGACGGTGCGAATTCAGGAAACGGGTGTCATCCTCACCGTGACACCGCGGGTGACGGCCAACGGCCAGATCCAGATGCGCGTGCACGTCGAGAACTCGGACGTGCAGGATCTCGGCGGCGATATCGGCGCGGTGTTCCCGCGACAGAGCGTCGACAATGAGGTCCTGGTTGGCGATGGCGAAACGGCGGTCATGGGTGGACTCACCCAGACCACGATCCGACTCGCCAA
- a CDS encoding PilN domain-containing protein, with protein sequence MIEINLLPGSGKKKSGRSGSGGAARKINFGALLAGITQKIRDPWLISAVGSVVLSVAVVGTTYLYQEQRVSSLNAAEQAALADSSRYAAALKERQRADARRDTLLRRMNLIRAIDEDRFIWPHVLDEVSKALPPYTWLSSLSFMGTPQGSVNVAAGAKPETGDEKKGKKAKKVDVEVPRDEVRIRMIGLTPDIQALTRFMRQLEASPFFGDVQLNNSQLSQDQGKDVTQFTLDVTYTRPDTSVIKRIPLTASEK encoded by the coding sequence ATGATCGAAATCAATCTCCTCCCCGGATCGGGCAAGAAGAAGTCGGGCCGCAGCGGTAGTGGCGGCGCGGCGAGGAAGATCAATTTCGGCGCGCTGCTCGCCGGGATCACGCAGAAGATTCGTGATCCGTGGCTGATCAGCGCCGTCGGCAGTGTCGTGTTGAGCGTCGCGGTCGTCGGCACGACCTATCTCTACCAGGAGCAGCGCGTCTCCTCGCTCAATGCGGCCGAGCAAGCCGCACTCGCCGATTCGTCGCGCTATGCCGCCGCGTTGAAGGAACGTCAGCGCGCGGACGCGCGTCGCGACACGCTGTTGCGCCGGATGAACCTCATCCGCGCCATCGACGAGGACCGGTTCATCTGGCCGCACGTGCTCGACGAAGTGAGCAAGGCGTTGCCTCCGTATACCTGGCTCTCCTCGCTCTCATTCATGGGAACGCCCCAGGGTTCCGTGAACGTCGCCGCCGGCGCCAAGCCGGAGACGGGAGACGAGAAGAAAGGCAAGAAAGCAAAGAAGGTCGACGTCGAGGTGCCACGCGACGAAGTGCGCATTCGAATGATCGGGCTCACTCCCGACATCCAGGCGCTCACGCGCTTCATGCGACAGCTCGAGGCGTCGCCCTTCTTCGGTGATGTGCAATTGAACAACTCGCAGCTCTCGCAGGATCAGGGAAAAGACGTGACGCAGTTCACACTCGACGTGACGTACACCCGTCCGGATACGTCGGTGATTAAGCGTATTCCTTTGACCGCGTCAGAGAAGTAA